A genomic segment from Myxococcota bacterium encodes:
- a CDS encoding VOC family protein, which produces MSQSRPFRVLGLQQIAVGGTDKAALRRLWIDLLGLTPAGSYRSESENVDEDIAKAGSGALAVEVDLMQPIDPEKRPRVHDPALNHVGLWVDDLRAAVTWLESQGMRFTPGGIRKGAAGYDVCFIHPKGSPESPASGEGVLIELVQAPPEVIAALSR; this is translated from the coding sequence ATGTCGCAGAGCCGTCCATTCCGCGTGCTGGGCCTGCAGCAGATCGCCGTCGGGGGCACCGACAAGGCAGCGCTGCGCAGGCTGTGGATCGATCTCCTGGGACTCACACCTGCAGGCAGCTACCGCAGCGAGTCGGAGAATGTCGACGAGGACATCGCGAAGGCGGGCTCGGGCGCGCTCGCGGTCGAGGTCGACCTGATGCAGCCGATCGATCCCGAGAAACGCCCGCGCGTGCACGACCCGGCGCTGAATCACGTGGGCCTGTGGGTCGACGACCTGCGCGCAGCTGTGACCTGGCTCGAGAGCCAGGGCATGCGCTTCACCCCGGGCGGCATCCGCAAGGGCGCCGCCGGCTACGACGTGTGCTTCATCCACCCGAAGGGCAGCCCGGAGTCACCTGCTTCGGGCGAGGGAGTCTTGATCGAGCTCGTGCAGGCGCCGCCCGAGGTGATCGCAGCGCTGTCCCGCTGA
- a CDS encoding AMP-binding protein — protein sequence MADATRPPDLLTLHAKLQPDKLAVVHDRPDGKIVRWSFAELEAEANRLANGLLALGLRPGEKLVWCGQNSPGVVRVVHAARKLGVVAVPLNYRLSPEEAQYVVDNSDSVFVYVDAEYAPLFQKIRSEIPKVREIVVYDGAAPAGMRNGDALVAAASDSEPQLTAAGNAAQTMIYTSGTTGKPKGAVRGAANAAQSGALLGMIGYQPDDVYLTTGPLYHSGPGGFMGVAHALGNTVVLQKKFDAEDWLRLVEKYRVSTTFSAPTPVRLVCNLPAATKAKYDKTSMRRFIANAAPWSFALKQMYLADFPDDSLFEIYGSTELGVNTVLRPEDQLRKPGSCGKPAPMVEIKLFDDDGKEVTQPRVPGELAVRSVGVFDTYHKAQEKFDEDRRGDFHTVGDVAYFDEEGYYYICDRKKDMIISGGVNIYPAEIEAVLDAHPRVLDVAVIGIPNEEWGEAVHAVIVRLPDVMLSEEDILVYGREHLAGYKIPRSVTFADEIPRNASGKILKKLLREPFWQGRTTRV from the coding sequence ATGGCGGACGCGACTCGACCCCCGGACCTCTTGACCCTTCACGCGAAGCTCCAGCCCGACAAGCTGGCCGTGGTTCACGATCGCCCCGACGGCAAGATCGTGCGCTGGTCCTTCGCGGAGCTCGAGGCCGAGGCCAACCGGCTGGCGAACGGGCTGCTCGCGCTCGGGCTGCGGCCCGGCGAGAAGCTGGTCTGGTGCGGCCAGAACTCGCCCGGCGTGGTGCGCGTGGTGCACGCCGCGCGCAAGCTCGGCGTGGTCGCGGTGCCGCTGAACTACCGGCTCTCACCCGAAGAGGCGCAGTACGTGGTCGACAACTCGGACTCGGTGTTCGTGTATGTCGACGCCGAGTACGCGCCGCTGTTCCAGAAGATCCGCAGCGAGATCCCGAAGGTGCGCGAGATCGTGGTGTACGACGGCGCCGCGCCCGCGGGCATGCGCAACGGCGACGCCCTGGTCGCGGCGGCCAGTGACTCCGAGCCGCAGCTGACTGCAGCCGGGAACGCGGCCCAGACCATGATCTACACCTCGGGCACGACCGGGAAGCCCAAGGGGGCGGTGCGCGGCGCCGCGAACGCGGCGCAGAGCGGCGCGCTGCTCGGCATGATCGGCTACCAGCCGGACGACGTCTATCTCACCACCGGCCCGCTCTATCACTCGGGGCCCGGCGGCTTCATGGGCGTGGCGCATGCGCTCGGCAACACGGTCGTGTTGCAGAAGAAGTTCGACGCCGAGGACTGGCTGCGCCTGGTCGAGAAGTACCGGGTCAGCACCACCTTCTCGGCGCCCACGCCAGTGCGGCTGGTGTGCAACCTGCCTGCCGCCACCAAGGCGAAGTACGACAAGACCAGCATGCGCCGCTTCATCGCCAACGCCGCGCCCTGGTCGTTCGCGCTGAAGCAGATGTATCTGGCCGACTTCCCGGACGACTCACTGTTCGAGATCTACGGCTCGACCGAGCTGGGCGTGAACACCGTGCTGCGGCCCGAGGACCAGCTGCGCAAGCCCGGCTCGTGCGGCAAGCCCGCGCCCATGGTCGAGATCAAGCTGTTCGACGACGACGGCAAGGAAGTGACCCAGCCGCGCGTGCCCGGTGAGCTCGCCGTGCGCAGCGTCGGCGTCTTCGACACCTACCACAAGGCGCAGGAGAAGTTCGACGAGGACCGCCGCGGTGACTTCCACACCGTGGGCGACGTCGCGTATTTCGACGAGGAGGGGTACTACTACATCTGCGACCGCAAGAAGGACATGATCATCTCGGGTGGGGTCAACATCTATCCCGCCGAGATCGAGGCGGTCCTCGACGCCCACCCGCGCGTGCTCGACGTCGCGGTGATCGGCATCCCCAACGAAGAGTGGGGCGAGGCCGTGCACGCGGTGATCGTGAGGCTGCCCGACGTGATGCTCAGCGAGGAGGACATCCTCGTGTACGGCCGCGAGCACCTGGCGGGCTACAAGATCCCGCGCTCCGTCACCTTCGCCGACGAGATCCCGCGCAACGCCTCCGGGAAGATCCTGAAGAAGCTCCTGCGCGAGCCGTTCTGGCAGGGGCGCACGACGCGAGTCTAA
- a CDS encoding potassium transporter Kup, protein MQHGVSPDAGASSLALRRLALGAIGVVYGDIGTSPLYAVRECFLGPHGASASPEHVLGVLSLIFWAITLTVTVKYLTFVLRADNHGEGGVLALMALVQRNFQSASFGRIAFLVALGGTALLYGDGMITPAISVLSAIEGLDVAVPGTSPLIWPIALVILIALFLLQRGGTSRIGSWFGPVSLIWFAAIAAAGLPWILKEPQIFHALDPRHGWALLSSGEGPGFFVLGSVALCVTGAEALYADLGHFGRRPIALAWYAVVLPALLVSYFGQGAFLLRTGFPGDTNPFFDMLPAWSVLPMVGVATLATIVASQAVISGSFSMTAQAIQLGYLPRMSVIHTSSRQEGQIYVPAVNWFLMLACIFLVLEFRNSSGLASAYGIAVTGTMSVTTFLFVPVAARRIGWPAALALGFVFLAVDLSLFGANLPKTPHGGAFPLVTGLLLLIVMTTWKRGTDLLNSHLNDVTLPLTAFIADVAREKPQRVAGTAVFMSGYPDGLPLALGHHFKHSKVLHERIVLLSITTEHVPVVPRNDRVRVEFLGEGFVRVAARYGFTQTPAISEIVRQIAATGVPISVETASFFLGRVTVLASGKRDLATWRKKLFAALHYTAQPAAGYFGIPPGRAVELGMQITI, encoded by the coding sequence GTGCAGCATGGGGTGTCGCCGGACGCGGGAGCTTCGTCGCTCGCGCTGCGCCGCCTCGCGCTGGGGGCGATCGGCGTGGTCTACGGCGACATCGGCACGTCGCCCCTGTACGCGGTCCGCGAGTGCTTCCTGGGCCCGCACGGCGCGTCCGCTTCCCCCGAGCACGTGCTCGGCGTGCTCTCGCTGATCTTCTGGGCGATCACGCTGACCGTGACGGTCAAGTATCTGACCTTCGTGCTGCGCGCCGACAACCATGGGGAAGGCGGCGTGCTGGCGCTGATGGCACTGGTGCAGCGCAACTTCCAGTCGGCCAGCTTCGGGCGTATCGCCTTCCTGGTCGCGCTCGGCGGCACCGCCCTGCTCTACGGCGACGGCATGATCACGCCCGCGATCTCGGTCCTGTCGGCGATCGAGGGCCTCGACGTGGCGGTGCCCGGCACCTCGCCTTTGATCTGGCCGATCGCGCTGGTGATCCTGATCGCGCTGTTCCTGCTGCAACGGGGTGGCACGAGCCGCATCGGCTCGTGGTTCGGGCCGGTCTCTCTGATCTGGTTCGCCGCGATCGCCGCGGCGGGGCTGCCCTGGATCCTGAAGGAGCCGCAGATCTTCCACGCGCTCGATCCCCGCCACGGCTGGGCGCTCTTGTCGAGCGGCGAGGGCCCGGGCTTCTTCGTGCTGGGCTCGGTCGCCCTGTGCGTGACCGGCGCCGAGGCGCTGTACGCGGACCTGGGTCACTTCGGGCGCCGGCCGATCGCGCTCGCGTGGTACGCCGTGGTGCTGCCTGCGCTGCTCGTGTCCTACTTCGGACAGGGCGCGTTTCTGCTGCGCACGGGCTTCCCGGGCGACACCAACCCCTTCTTCGACATGCTGCCCGCGTGGTCGGTGCTGCCGATGGTGGGCGTCGCGACGCTGGCCACGATCGTGGCCTCGCAGGCGGTGATCTCGGGCTCGTTCTCGATGACCGCCCAGGCGATCCAGCTCGGGTATCTCCCGCGCATGAGCGTGATCCACACGTCGAGCCGGCAGGAAGGCCAGATCTACGTGCCCGCGGTGAACTGGTTCCTGATGCTGGCGTGCATCTTCCTGGTGCTCGAGTTCCGCAACTCGTCGGGCCTGGCGTCGGCCTACGGCATCGCAGTCACGGGCACCATGTCGGTCACCACGTTCCTGTTCGTGCCGGTCGCGGCGCGCCGCATCGGCTGGCCCGCGGCGCTGGCGCTGGGCTTCGTGTTCCTCGCCGTCGACCTGTCTCTCTTCGGCGCGAACCTGCCCAAGACGCCGCACGGCGGTGCGTTCCCGCTCGTCACCGGCCTCCTCTTGCTGATCGTCATGACCACATGGAAGCGCGGCACCGACCTCCTGAATAGCCACCTGAACGACGTGACCCTGCCGCTCACCGCCTTCATCGCCGACGTGGCACGCGAGAAGCCGCAGCGCGTGGCGGGCACGGCGGTCTTCATGTCCGGCTACCCCGACGGTCTGCCGCTCGCGCTCGGCCACCACTTCAAGCACTCCAAGGTGCTGCACGAGCGCATCGTGCTGCTCTCCATCACCACCGAGCACGTGCCCGTGGTGCCGCGCAACGATCGCGTGCGCGTCGAGTTTCTCGGCGAGGGCTTCGTGCGCGTGGCCGCGCGCTACGGCTTCACGCAGACACCCGCCATCTCCGAGATCGTGCGCCAGATCGCGGCCACCGGCGTGCCGATCAGCGTGGAGACCGCGAGCTTCTTCCTCGGACGAGTCACCGTGCTCGCCTCCGGCAAGCGCGATCTCGCCACCTGGCGCAAGAAGCTGTTCGCCGCGCTGCACTACACCGCGCAGCCGGCCGCGGGCTACTTCGGCATCCCGCCCGGGCGCGCCGTCGAGCTCGGCATGCAGATCACGATCTAG
- a CDS encoding nuclear transport factor 2 family protein, with protein sequence MSRSLTPERRAAREALVIEHMQSENVQAWDRTMKTFSHARYELPDGRVIDGHDDVMRYWLEGRAVVPDQRNELIALTHPDDAHVQIEFWLRGTPRTTGTPFEVRLWAVYDFDDDDLMTNERVYGQAPTPDQIAGRVTPDGQRVS encoded by the coding sequence ATGTCCCGATCACTCACCCCTGAACGCCGCGCCGCGCGCGAGGCGCTCGTGATCGAGCACATGCAGAGCGAGAACGTCCAGGCCTGGGACCGGACCATGAAGACGTTCAGTCATGCGCGCTACGAGCTGCCCGATGGCCGGGTGATCGACGGCCACGACGACGTGATGCGCTACTGGCTCGAGGGCCGCGCGGTCGTGCCCGACCAGCGCAACGAGCTGATCGCGCTGACTCACCCGGACGACGCCCACGTGCAGATCGAGTTCTGGCTGCGCGGCACGCCGCGCACGACCGGCACTCCCTTCGAGGTGCGGCTCTGGGCGGTGTACGACTTCGACGACGACGATCTCATGACCAACGAGCGCGTCTATGGCCAGGCGCCGACGCCCGACCAGATCGCGGGCAGAGTCACTCCCGACGGCCAGCGCGTCTCGTGA
- a CDS encoding right-handed parallel beta-helix repeat-containing protein, translated as MQIGVLALALLVAASAASGKTINTGVNGSDFAGCGSSAAPCRTISWALFEAAPGDTVQVGPGVYGDVNGDGDFDDPGEEPAQPIGGCFCVVPIQRRVTLRSRDGAGVTIIDAGKSEGAVLQVGTGADGTTIGGPQNGFTLRHSLDAGLSVTFAQHTRILGNVATDNGGSGFQVYGDGAVVTGNRSTGNQISGFELGSDGLVASGNLAESNGEHGFFVVNSSAKIENSSAIGNAMGGFYADMAQLELASDVAIRNGLYGVYLDGTSDGRVTTSTLMGNGVKTAIPCGIDNASHHELDARGNYWGSADGPGNGGADIVCQVDGDSNVVRDPFKKTEPKHPPKPLR; from the coding sequence ATGCAGATCGGGGTTCTCGCGCTTGCCCTGCTGGTCGCTGCGAGCGCGGCTTCGGGCAAGACCATCAACACCGGGGTGAACGGCTCGGACTTCGCGGGCTGCGGCAGCTCCGCGGCGCCGTGCCGCACGATCAGCTGGGCGCTCTTCGAAGCCGCCCCGGGAGATACCGTCCAAGTGGGTCCCGGAGTCTACGGCGACGTGAACGGAGATGGTGACTTCGACGATCCGGGCGAGGAGCCCGCGCAGCCCATCGGGGGCTGCTTCTGCGTGGTCCCGATCCAGCGGCGCGTCACTCTGCGTTCGCGCGACGGCGCCGGTGTGACCATCATCGATGCCGGCAAATCGGAGGGAGCGGTGCTGCAGGTCGGTACCGGCGCCGACGGAACGACCATCGGCGGGCCGCAGAACGGCTTCACGCTGCGTCACTCCCTCGATGCAGGCCTCTCCGTCACCTTTGCCCAGCACACCCGGATCCTCGGGAACGTCGCCACCGACAACGGTGGCTCCGGCTTTCAGGTCTACGGCGACGGCGCCGTCGTGACCGGAAATCGCTCGACCGGCAACCAGATTTCGGGCTTCGAGCTCGGATCGGACGGCCTGGTGGCCTCGGGGAACCTCGCCGAGAGCAACGGAGAGCACGGCTTCTTCGTGGTCAACAGCAGCGCAAAGATCGAGAACAGCTCGGCCATCGGGAACGCCATGGGCGGCTTCTACGCCGACATGGCGCAGCTCGAGCTCGCGTCCGACGTCGCGATCCGCAACGGCCTGTACGGGGTCTACCTCGACGGGACGAGCGACGGGCGAGTCACGACGTCGACGCTCATGGGCAACGGCGTGAAGACCGCCATCCCGTGCGGGATCGACAACGCGTCGCACCACGAGCTCGACGCGCGCGGCAACTACTGGGGCTCGGCGGACGGCCCCGGCAACGGGGGCGCAGACATCGTGTGCCAGGTCGACGGTGACTCGAACGTCGTGCGTGACCCGTTCAAGAAGACCGAGCCGAAGCACCCGCCCAAGCCACTGCGTTAG